In Panicum virgatum strain AP13 chromosome 4N, P.virgatum_v5, whole genome shotgun sequence, a single window of DNA contains:
- the LOC120670743 gene encoding amino acid permease 3-like: MGGAGAPRFGAMELEHPLATLPRVRGDRDDDGKERRSGTVWTATAHIITAVIGSGVLSLAWAMAQLGWVTGPVTLVLFAVITLYTCGLLADCYRVGDPVTGKRNYTYTDALKSNLGGWYVWFCGFCQYANMFGTGIGYTITASISAAAINKSNCFHWHGHDADCSQNTSAFIIGFGVVQVVFSQLPNFHELWWLSIIAAAMSFFYSIIAVGLSLAQTISGPLGRTTLTGTQVGVDVDSAHKVWMTFQALGNVAFAYSYAIILIEIQDTLRSPPAESETMRRATSMGIAVTTAFYMMCGCLGYAAFGNAAPGNILTGFGFYEPFWLVDLANACIVVHLVGGFQVFCQPLFAAVEGACCCRPGSSARRLSVFRVVWRTAFVAVITLLAVLMPFFNSILGILGSIAFWPLTVFFPVEMYIRQRQVRRFSARWAALQSFSFVCFLVTVAACAASVQGVLDSLKTYVPFKTRS; encoded by the exons atgggaggagcaggggcgccgCGCTTCGGAGCCATGGAACTGGAGCACCCCCTGGCCACCCTTCCCCGCGTCCGCGGCGaccgcgacgacgacggcaaggAGCGGAGGTCAG GAACGGTATGGACGGCTACGGCGCACATCATCACGGCGGTGATCGGTTCCGGCGTGCTGTCCCTGGCGTGGGCGATGGCGCAGCTGGGGTGGGTGACGGGGCCGGTGACCCTGGTGCTCTTCGCGGTCATCACCCTCTACACCTGCGGCCTCCTCGCCGACTGCTACCGCGTCGGCGACCCCGTCACCGGCAAGCGCAACTACACCTACACCGACGCCCTCAAGTCCAACCTAGGCGGGTGGTACGTCTGGTTCTGCGGCTTCTGCCAGTACGCCAACATGTTCGGCACCGGCATCGGCTACACCATCACAGCCTCCATCAGTGCTGC GGCCATCAACAAGTCCAACTGCTTCCACTGGCACGGGCACGACGCGGACTGCAGCCAGAACACGAGCGCCTTCATCATCGGCTTCGGCGTCGTGCAGGTGGTCTTCAGCCAGCTCCCCAACTTCCACGAGCTCTGGTGGCTCTCCatcatcgccgccgccatgtccTTCTTCTACTCCATCATCGCCGTGGGCCTCTCCCTGGCGCAGACCATCTCGGGGCCCCTGGGGAGGACGACCCTGACCGGCACGCAGGTCGGGGTGGACGTGGACTCGGCGCACAAGGTGTGGATGACGTTCCAGGCGCTCGGCAACGTCGCCTTCGCCTACTCGTACGCCATCATCCTCATCGAGATCCAGGACACGctgcggtcgccgccggcggagaGCGAGACGATGCGGCGGGCCACGTCCATGGGCATCGCCGTCACGACGGCCTTCTACATGATGTGCGGGTGCCTGGGGTACGCGGCGTTCGGCAACGCCGCGCCGGGGAACATCCTCACCGGCTTCGGCTTCTACGAGCCCTTCTGGCTCGTCGACCTGGCCAACGCCTGCATCGTCGTGCACCTCGTCGGCGGCTTCCAGGTGTTCTGCCAGCCGCTCTTcgccgccgtggagggggcGTGCTGCTGCCGGCCGGGGTCGTCCGCGCGCCGCCTCAGCGTGTTCCGGGTCGTGTGGCGCACGGCGTTCGTGGCCGTCATCACGCTGCTCGCCGTCCTGATGCCCTTCTTCAACAGCATCCTGGGCATCCTCGGCAGCATCGCCTTCTGGCCGCTCACCGTCTTCTTCCCCGTCGAGATGTACATCCGGCAGCGTCAGGTGCGGCGGTTCAGCGCCAGGTGGGCGGCGCTGCAGAGCTTCAGCTTCGTCTGCTTCCTCGTTAccgtcgccgcctgcgccgcctccgTGCAGGGCGTGCTCGACTCGCTCAAGACCTACGTGCCATTCAAGACCAGGTCGTGA